The following proteins are co-located in the Actinomycetota bacterium genome:
- a CDS encoding GNAT family N-acetyltransferase, translated as MDSEGTGVAGIAVRRATEADLEQVVALQVDRNGVEWEPMVRALFVHADVGPGAFTVASDGNRVVSSLCLLSASLRVGAVDVPVGQPEFVATTAGHEHRGLVRAQMDVVHRWSAGRGDLAQIITGIPYFYRRFGYEYAIAFPRVRVVTPGVALAMPEGWSVRRAEPDDAPAIVRLHALAQTGVPVVATRAKEWWRWSVGVDDPAPLHVAETGGTVHGIAGIGAGASRAYDFATTVRGVAFDALDAFNALLAEAARRGRPVAVEERGRHTGPVEPLSQRHPVHYALYVRVADPVALLDRLRPVLSERLAASPRAGTSGQLLLSTYSSSIVLTYERGEVVSVEAGRPSQDPLGQGGAGVPPDLVATLVFGRYGAAALADRHDDVRLGQAADLMETLFPRLDADLALVH; from the coding sequence ATGGACAGTGAGGGCACCGGCGTCGCCGGCATCGCGGTGCGGCGGGCGACCGAGGCCGATCTCGAGCAGGTCGTGGCGCTGCAGGTGGACCGCAACGGCGTCGAGTGGGAGCCGATGGTGCGCGCCCTGTTCGTCCACGCCGATGTCGGCCCCGGCGCGTTCACCGTCGCCTCCGACGGCAACCGGGTGGTGTCGTCGCTGTGCCTGCTGTCGGCGTCGTTGCGGGTGGGCGCCGTCGACGTGCCCGTCGGCCAGCCCGAGTTCGTCGCCACCACCGCCGGTCACGAGCACCGAGGCCTGGTGCGCGCGCAGATGGACGTCGTGCACCGCTGGTCGGCGGGACGCGGCGACCTCGCCCAGATCATCACCGGGATCCCCTACTTCTACCGCCGCTTCGGCTACGAGTACGCCATTGCGTTTCCGCGTGTCCGCGTGGTGACGCCCGGCGTGGCGCTAGCGATGCCGGAAGGGTGGTCGGTGCGACGCGCCGAGCCGGATGACGCGCCTGCGATCGTTCGTCTGCACGCCCTCGCCCAGACGGGTGTGCCCGTGGTCGCGACGAGAGCGAAGGAGTGGTGGCGCTGGTCGGTCGGCGTCGACGACCCCGCGCCCCTGCACGTCGCCGAGACGGGCGGAACCGTGCACGGCATCGCGGGCATTGGCGCCGGCGCGTCCCGCGCGTACGACTTCGCGACGACCGTACGCGGTGTCGCCTTCGACGCGCTCGACGCGTTCAACGCGCTGCTCGCCGAGGCCGCGCGCCGGGGCCGGCCGGTGGCGGTCGAGGAGCGGGGCAGGCACACGGGGCCGGTGGAGCCCCTCTCGCAACGCCATCCCGTGCACTACGCCCTCTACGTCCGGGTGGCCGATCCGGTCGCCCTCCTCGACCGGCTCCGACCTGTCCTCTCCGAGCGTCTGGCTGCGTCACCCCGGGCCGGCACCTCCGGGCAGCTGCTCCTGTCGACGTACTCCTCGTCGATCGTCCTCACCTACGAGCGGGGCGAGGTGGTCTCCGTCGAGGCGGGACGGCCGTCGCAGGACCCGCTCGGCCAGGGCGGAGCAGGCGTGCCCCCCGATCTCGTCGCCACCCTCGTCTTCGGACGCTACGGCGCGGCCGCCCTCGCCGACCGTCACGACGACGTCCGCCTCGGGCAGGCGGCCGACCTCATGGAGACGCTCTTCCCGCGGCTCGACGCCGACCTCGCCCTGGTGCACTAG
- a CDS encoding RidA family protein: MERTPINPWQWSIALGFNQGELVEGHTRLLVCAGQTSVDGEGQPQHPGDMGKQVSLAVENLEAVLKGAGMTLANVVRLNIYTTDVEAFFQSFDALASRTAAAGVRPPGTLLGVARLAFPELMVELEATAVA, translated from the coding sequence ATGGAGCGCACACCGATCAACCCCTGGCAATGGTCGATCGCCCTGGGTTTCAACCAGGGCGAGCTCGTCGAAGGCCACACGCGACTGCTCGTGTGCGCGGGGCAGACGTCCGTCGACGGTGAGGGGCAGCCGCAGCACCCGGGCGACATGGGCAAGCAGGTTTCCCTCGCGGTCGAGAACCTGGAGGCCGTCCTGAAGGGGGCCGGGATGACGCTCGCGAACGTCGTCCGCCTCAACATCTACACCACCGACGTCGAGGCGTTCTTCCAGAGCTTCGACGCGCTGGCCTCGCGCACCGCGGCCGCAGGTGTGAGGCCACCCGGCACGCTGCTCGGCGTCGCCCGCCTCGCCTTCCCTGAGCTGATGGTCGAGCTGGAGGCGACCGCGGTCGCGTGA
- a CDS encoding molybdopterin oxidoreductase family protein, which produces MSELAFRTCPLCEATCGLEIEVKDDGSVGRIRGDRDDVFSRGFICPKGSTLKQLHEDPDRLRTPRVRGEDGELHPVTWDEAFAEVERLLLPIIEEHGRDAVAIYLGNPTVHSLSAVLYTRFLVRALGTTNVYSASTIDQRPKEISSGLLFGTSISFAVPDLDRTSYLLMLGANPFESNGSLATAPDWPGRLRGIVEREGRVVVVDPKRTKTAEEASEHVSIRPGTDALLLMAMVHVLFAEGLVDLGRLDGLVVGIEEVERVARDFTPEAVSSATAIDAATIRRLARELAAAETAAVYGRIGTCTQEFGTLASWLVDVLNILTGNLDRPGGAMFARPAAGGATTSGAPGRGRGVKLGRRRSRVRGLPESYGELPVVCLAEEIDTPGPGQVRALVTVGGNPALSVPNSDRLQRAFRDLELMVSVDPYVNETTRHADVILPSPDVLTKGHYDVAFYQFALRNVANYSPPVLPPEADAMEEWKTIAKLALIAQGAGAAADPAVLDDMVIRGMVERAGLDPEQTLAELAPRVGPERMLDLMLRTGPYGLTLDQLLEHPHGIDLGPLEPRLPDVLRTASGMIEMGAEPFIADVPRLKAALDRTTNGGFVLIGRRHLRSNNSWMHNVTVLMKGKSRCTLQIHPDDARRLGLGDEAKVRSRAGAVVVAIEVTDAVMPGVVSLPHGWGHDLPGVEMKVARAHAGVNSNILADDDLFDPLSGNAVFNGIPVEVAPA; this is translated from the coding sequence ATGAGCGAGCTCGCCTTTCGCACGTGCCCGTTGTGCGAGGCCACCTGTGGCCTCGAGATCGAGGTGAAGGACGACGGCAGCGTCGGCCGCATCCGGGGCGACCGTGACGACGTCTTCAGCCGCGGTTTCATCTGCCCGAAGGGCTCGACGCTCAAGCAGCTGCACGAGGATCCCGATCGCCTGCGTACGCCGAGGGTTCGTGGCGAGGACGGCGAGCTGCATCCGGTCACGTGGGACGAGGCGTTCGCCGAGGTCGAGCGCCTCCTGCTGCCGATCATCGAGGAGCACGGACGCGACGCGGTCGCGATCTACCTCGGCAACCCGACGGTCCACAGCCTGTCGGCCGTCCTCTACACCCGCTTCCTCGTGCGCGCCCTCGGGACGACGAACGTCTACTCCGCGAGCACGATCGACCAGCGGCCCAAGGAGATCAGCAGTGGCCTGCTCTTCGGGACGAGCATCAGCTTCGCGGTGCCCGACCTCGACCGCACCTCGTACCTGCTGATGCTCGGTGCGAACCCGTTCGAGTCGAACGGCAGCCTCGCCACCGCGCCCGACTGGCCCGGTCGGCTCCGGGGTATCGTCGAACGCGAAGGCCGCGTCGTCGTCGTCGACCCCAAGCGCACCAAGACGGCCGAGGAGGCGAGCGAGCACGTGTCGATCCGGCCGGGCACCGACGCACTCCTGCTCATGGCGATGGTGCACGTGCTCTTCGCGGAAGGGCTCGTCGACCTCGGCCGCCTCGATGGGCTCGTCGTGGGCATCGAGGAGGTGGAGCGGGTCGCGCGCGACTTCACACCGGAGGCCGTCTCGTCCGCCACTGCGATCGACGCCGCAACCATCAGGCGCCTGGCGCGCGAGCTGGCTGCGGCCGAGACGGCGGCGGTGTACGGACGCATCGGGACGTGCACGCAGGAGTTCGGCACCCTCGCCAGCTGGCTGGTCGACGTGCTCAACATCCTCACCGGCAACCTCGACCGGCCGGGCGGCGCGATGTTCGCCAGGCCCGCGGCGGGCGGGGCCACCACGTCGGGCGCTCCCGGCAGGGGGCGGGGAGTCAAGCTCGGGCGGCGCAGGAGCCGTGTGCGCGGCCTGCCCGAGAGCTACGGCGAGCTGCCCGTCGTCTGCCTGGCCGAGGAGATCGACACGCCGGGCCCAGGGCAGGTGAGGGCCCTCGTGACCGTCGGCGGGAACCCGGCCCTCTCGGTGCCCAACAGCGACCGGTTGCAGCGAGCCTTCCGCGACCTCGAGCTCATGGTGTCGGTCGACCCGTACGTGAACGAGACCACCCGCCACGCCGACGTGATCCTGCCGTCACCTGACGTCCTGACCAAAGGCCACTACGACGTCGCCTTCTACCAGTTCGCCCTGCGCAACGTGGCCAACTACTCGCCCCCGGTCCTGCCGCCCGAAGCCGACGCGATGGAAGAGTGGAAGACCATCGCAAAGCTCGCGCTCATCGCCCAGGGCGCAGGCGCCGCCGCCGACCCTGCCGTCCTCGACGACATGGTGATCCGCGGCATGGTCGAGCGCGCCGGGCTCGACCCGGAGCAGACCCTCGCCGAGCTCGCACCGCGTGTCGGCCCTGAGCGGATGCTCGACCTCATGCTCCGCACCGGTCCCTACGGGCTCACCCTCGACCAGCTGCTCGAGCACCCGCACGGCATCGACCTCGGGCCGCTCGAGCCCCGGCTGCCCGACGTGCTGCGGACCGCGTCAGGGATGATCGAGATGGGCGCCGAGCCCTTCATCGCCGACGTGCCGCGTCTGAAGGCGGCGCTCGACCGGACCACCAACGGCGGCTTCGTGCTGATCGGCCGTCGCCACCTGCGATCGAACAACTCGTGGATGCACAACGTCACCGTGCTGATGAAGGGCAAGTCGCGGTGCACGCTCCAGATCCATCCCGACGACGCGCGCCGCCTCGGGCTCGGCGATGAAGCAAAGGTGAGGTCGCGCGCCGGCGCGGTCGTCGTCGCGATCGAGGTGACCGACGCGGTCATGCCGGGTGTGGTGAGCCTGCCCCACGGCTGGGGCCACGACCTGCCCGGCGTGGAGATGAAGGTCGCCCGGGCCCACGCCGGCGTCAACTCCAACATCCTCGCCGACGACGACCTGTTCGATCCGCTGTCGGGCAACGCGGTCTTCAACGGCATCCCAGTCGAGGTCGCACCGGCGTGA